One Avibacterium avium genomic window carries:
- a CDS encoding aminotransferase class IV family protein — protein MNFPLFETLCIENGQVQNLALHQQRYETSLREFYAGQPYEIFSLAKILQKNTALWANLQSSLIRCRIDYNATQYHLQCFPYQRKTYQRFQPVICDDIDYHLKYSNRAIFNELLKQKGDCDEIIIVKQGKITDCTIGNLILRQGSQWFTPDSPLLIGTQRTALLQQNKIKERSIFLADLADYEEIRLINALNPL, from the coding sequence ATGAATTTTCCCCTGTTTGAAACCCTGTGCATTGAAAATGGGCAAGTGCAAAATCTTGCCCTGCACCAACAGCGTTATGAAACTAGTCTGCGTGAATTTTATGCAGGGCAACCTTATGAAATTTTTTCCCTAGCAAAAATTCTGCAAAAAAACACCGCACTTTGGGCGAACCTTCAAAGCTCGCTTATCCGCTGCCGTATCGACTACAACGCCACGCAATATCACCTGCAATGTTTTCCCTATCAACGCAAAACCTACCAACGCTTCCAGCCCGTGATTTGCGATGATATTGACTACCACCTGAAATACAGCAACCGCGCCATTTTCAACGAATTGCTAAAACAAAAAGGCGATTGCGATGAAATCATTATCGTGAAACAAGGCAAAATCACTGACTGCACCATCGGCAATCTCATACTGCGCCAAGGCTCACAATGGTTCACCCCTGACAGCCCCTTATTAATCGGCACCCAACGCACCGCATTGCTACAACAAAATAAAATCAAAGAGCGGTCAATTTTTCTCGCTGATTTAGCCGATTATGAGGAAATTAGACTGATTAATGCGTTAAATCCGTTGTGA
- a CDS encoding aminodeoxychorismate synthase component I, translating into MPFNHFVQQANRLGAQRTPFFFLIDFEQQKPIICPLTQCAEQGIWFEFTSQNNLSTAQKASPKQPFKLEKFPIDFATYQQGFEIVQQALQQGNSYLLNLTYATPIAINYDLNTLFSATQAKYKLLFKNEFICFSPEPFVKIAHNQIFTYPMKGTINANLPDAENQLLNCEKEQREHYTIVDLMRNDLAIVGQNVQVKRFRYLEKIFTERGAIWQTSSEICADLKENWQANIGTMLSQLLPAGSISGAPKEKTVATIQQAELAPRGYYTGVFGIFNGESLESAVAIRFISQQNGSYAFHSGGGITIQSQAAQEYQELLEKIYVPLKFQQGTK; encoded by the coding sequence ATGCCATTTAATCACTTTGTGCAGCAAGCCAACCGTTTAGGTGCGCAACGCACGCCCTTTTTCTTTTTGATTGATTTTGAACAGCAAAAGCCCATCATTTGCCCCCTTACACAATGTGCAGAGCAAGGCATTTGGTTTGAATTTACTAGCCAAAATAATCTTTCAACGGCACAAAAAGCCAGCCCAAAACAGCCCTTTAAGCTAGAAAAATTTCCCATTGATTTCGCCACTTATCAGCAAGGTTTTGAGATTGTGCAACAGGCGTTACAGCAAGGCAATTCCTATTTGCTTAATCTGACTTATGCCACGCCGATTGCAATAAATTACGATCTCAATACGCTTTTTTCTGCCACGCAAGCGAAATATAAACTCTTGTTTAAAAACGAGTTTATCTGCTTTTCCCCAGAGCCTTTCGTGAAAATCGCGCATAACCAAATTTTCACTTACCCAATGAAAGGCACGATTAACGCCAACTTGCCTGATGCAGAAAATCAATTACTCAATTGCGAAAAAGAGCAACGGGAACATTACACCATTGTGGATTTAATGCGTAATGATCTGGCTATCGTAGGGCAAAATGTGCAAGTGAAGCGTTTTCGTTATTTAGAAAAGATTTTCACCGAACGTGGCGCGATCTGGCAGACAAGTTCTGAAATTTGTGCCGATCTTAAGGAAAACTGGCAAGCCAACATCGGCACAATGCTCAGCCAGCTTTTACCCGCAGGCTCAATCAGCGGTGCGCCGAAAGAAAAAACCGTTGCCACCATTCAACAAGCGGAATTAGCACCAAGGGGCTATTACACTGGCGTGTTTGGTATCTTTAACGGCGAAAGCCTAGAAAGTGCGGTGGCCATTCGCTTTATTTCTCAGCAAAACGGAAGCTATGCTTTCCACAGTGGCGGCGGCATCACTATTCAAAGCCAAGCAGCGCAAGAATACCAAGAATTGTTAGAGAAAATTTATGTGCCACTTAAATTTCAACAAGGAACAAAATAA
- a CDS encoding anthranilate synthase component II yields MNTNLLIINNHDSFTYNLVDLIRQFDVPFSVVNVKQLNLDEVDNFSHILISPGPDVPSAYPQLFAMLERYQHSKSILGVCLGHQTLCQFFGATLYNLPQVRHGQAKQIKVRSNSALFFGLPTRFQIGLYHSWAVSQQHFPPQLEITATCEDDVIMAMQHRHLPIFGVQFHPESYISELGKALIANWLKT; encoded by the coding sequence ATGAACACAAATTTATTAATTATCAATAATCACGATTCTTTTACTTATAATTTAGTGGATTTAATTCGCCAATTTGACGTGCCGTTTTCTGTGGTGAATGTGAAACAGCTAAACCTTGATGAAGTGGATAATTTCAGCCATATTTTGATTTCCCCCGGCCCTGACGTGCCGAGTGCTTATCCACAACTGTTTGCGATGTTGGAGCGCTATCAGCATAGCAAATCAATTTTGGGTGTTTGCCTTGGGCATCAAACCCTGTGCCAGTTTTTTGGTGCAACTTTGTATAATTTGCCACAAGTACGACACGGGCAAGCGAAACAAATCAAAGTGCGGTCAAATTCTGCTTTATTTTTCGGCTTGCCTACGCGATTTCAAATTGGGCTTTACCATTCGTGGGCTGTCTCGCAGCAGCATTTTCCGCCCCAATTGGAGATTACCGCCACTTGTGAAGATGATGTGATTATGGCAATGCAGCATCGCCATTTGCCAATTTTTGGCGTACAATTTCACCCAGAATCTTATATTTCAGAACTGGGTAAGGCGTTAATTGCTAACTGGTTGAAAACTTAA
- a CDS encoding Dps family protein, which yields MATNIGLDKATSEKLAQELNNLLATYQVFYMNVRGYHWNIKGVNFFELHAKFEEIYDDLVVKVDEIAERILTLGYTPSNAFSEYLTKSLIKEHTGVSAAQDCLSGTLSGFKTLLKQQREILALAADADDEGTASQMSDYIKEQEKLVWMFTAACESCNS from the coding sequence ATGGCAACAAATATCGGCTTAGACAAAGCGACTTCAGAAAAATTAGCACAAGAACTCAATAACTTACTTGCGACTTATCAAGTATTTTATATGAACGTGCGCGGTTATCACTGGAACATTAAAGGGGTAAACTTCTTTGAATTACACGCAAAATTTGAAGAAATTTATGATGATTTAGTGGTGAAAGTGGACGAAATCGCAGAGCGTATTTTGACGTTAGGCTACACCCCAAGTAATGCGTTCAGCGAGTATTTAACCAAATCTTTAATCAAAGAACACACAGGCGTGAGTGCAGCACAAGACTGTTTAAGTGGCACATTAAGCGGTTTCAAAACCTTGTTAAAACAACAACGTGAAATCTTAGCCTTAGCCGCTGATGCAGATGATGAAGGCACCGCTTCACAAATGAGCGATTACATCAAAGAGCAAGAAAAATTAGTGTGGATGTTTACTGCTGCTTGTGAAAGTTGCAACAGCTAA
- the adhE gene encoding bifunctional acetaldehyde-CoA/alcohol dehydrogenase yields MSNVVENTISLAQAEVNALVEKGLVALEEFRQLNQEQVDYIVAKASVAALDQHGVLAMHAYEETGRGVFEDKAMKNLFACEYVVNNMRNLKTVGVISEDDVTGITEIADPVGMICGITPTTNPTSTTIFKALIALKTRNPIIFAFHPSAQQSSAHAARIVYDAAVTAGAPKHCIQWIETPSMEGTAALMKHPGIATILATGGNAMVEAAYSCGKPALGVGAGNVPAYVEKSADLQQAVHDIVMSKAFDNGMICASEQAAIVDAEIYDDFIKEMKSYGVYLVNKKEKAMLEEFMFGAKTNSANCAGAKLNANVVGKPAHWIAQQAGFEVPEKTNILLAECKEVGPKEPLTREKLSPVLALLKSHSREEGVKLAEQMVEFNGLGHSAAIHTKDAALAKEFGERVKAIRVIWNSPSTFGGIGDVYNSFLPSLTLGCGSYGKNSVGNNVSAVNLLNIKRVGRRRNNMQWFKVPSKIYFERDSIQYLQSMKGMERVVIITDRTMVDLGFVEKIAKQITARGNHVTYQLFADVEPDPSIETVRRGVELIRSYKPDTIIALGGGSSMDAAKVMWLFYEQPEVDFRDLVQKFMDIRKRAFKFPQLGRKARFIGIPTTSGTGSEVTPFAVITEGDKKYPIADYSLTPTVAIVDPALVMTVPAHVAADTGLDVLTHATEAYVSVLANDFTDGLALQAIKLVFENLERSVKERDPEAREKMHNASTMAGMAFANAFLGMNHSLAHKIGGRFHTPHGRTNAILMPHVIRYNGTRPQKVATWPKYNHYKADVKYQEIARMLSLPCATPEEGVKSFAQACYDLAASVGIQMSFKEQGIDEQTWLDARRDIALLAFEDQCSPANPRLPLVEDMEVILTNAYYGYDPSQY; encoded by the coding sequence ATGAGTAACGTGGTTGAAAACACAATTAGCCTAGCTCAAGCAGAAGTGAACGCCTTGGTGGAAAAAGGCTTGGTTGCCTTAGAAGAATTCCGCCAGCTCAACCAAGAACAGGTTGATTACATTGTGGCGAAAGCCTCGGTGGCGGCGCTCGATCAGCACGGTGTGCTTGCAATGCACGCTTATGAAGAAACTGGGCGCGGTGTGTTTGAAGATAAAGCAATGAAAAATTTATTTGCCTGCGAATATGTGGTGAATAATATGCGGAATCTCAAAACCGTTGGGGTGATTAGTGAAGATGATGTCACAGGCATTACCGAAATTGCCGACCCTGTTGGGATGATTTGCGGTATCACGCCGACCACTAACCCAACTTCCACCACCATCTTCAAAGCCCTTATCGCCCTCAAAACTCGTAACCCAATTATTTTTGCTTTCCACCCTTCTGCACAACAATCTTCCGCTCATGCTGCGCGTATTGTTTATGATGCTGCGGTGACAGCGGGGGCGCCAAAACATTGTATTCAATGGATTGAAACACCATCAATGGAAGGCACAGCAGCCTTAATGAAACACCCCGGTATCGCAACCATTTTAGCTACAGGCGGTAACGCAATGGTTGAAGCGGCTTATTCTTGCGGTAAACCTGCTTTAGGTGTAGGGGCAGGAAATGTGCCAGCTTATGTGGAAAAAAGCGCTGATCTTCAACAAGCAGTACACGATATTGTGATGTCCAAAGCCTTTGATAACGGAATGATCTGCGCATCTGAACAAGCAGCGATTGTTGACGCGGAAATCTATGACGATTTCATTAAAGAGATGAAATCTTACGGTGTTTACCTAGTCAATAAAAAAGAAAAAGCGATGTTGGAAGAATTTATGTTCGGAGCAAAAACGAACAGCGCAAACTGTGCAGGGGCAAAATTAAACGCCAACGTAGTGGGTAAACCCGCCCATTGGATCGCGCAACAAGCTGGTTTTGAAGTGCCAGAAAAAACCAATATTCTGTTAGCTGAATGTAAAGAAGTTGGGCCAAAAGAGCCACTCACTCGTGAAAAACTTTCCCCTGTGCTAGCCTTGCTTAAATCCCATTCCCGTGAAGAAGGGGTGAAACTTGCCGAACAAATGGTGGAATTTAACGGTTTAGGCCATTCTGCAGCCATTCACACCAAAGACGCAGCCCTTGCCAAAGAATTTGGTGAGCGAGTGAAAGCCATTCGTGTGATTTGGAATTCACCGTCCACTTTTGGTGGTATCGGGGACGTTTATAACTCCTTCTTGCCATCTTTAACCCTTGGTTGTGGCTCTTACGGTAAAAACTCCGTAGGCAACAACGTAAGTGCGGTGAATTTATTAAATATTAAACGAGTGGGCAGACGGAGAAATAATATGCAATGGTTTAAAGTGCCTTCAAAAATCTATTTTGAACGGGATTCAATCCAATATTTACAATCAATGAAAGGAATGGAACGCGTGGTGATCATCACCGACCGCACAATGGTAGATTTAGGGTTTGTAGAAAAAATTGCGAAACAAATCACCGCACGCGGCAATCACGTTACCTATCAATTATTCGCCGATGTTGAGCCAGATCCAAGCATTGAAACCGTACGCCGTGGGGTTGAGCTAATCCGTAGCTACAAACCAGACACCATTATTGCCCTAGGCGGTGGCTCATCAATGGACGCGGCGAAAGTAATGTGGTTATTCTATGAACAGCCTGAAGTGGATTTCCGCGATCTCGTACAGAAATTTATGGATATCCGTAAACGTGCGTTCAAATTCCCACAATTAGGACGCAAAGCCCGCTTTATTGGTATTCCAACCACCTCAGGTACAGGTTCTGAAGTAACGCCATTTGCGGTGATCACCGAGGGAGATAAAAAATATCCAATCGCCGATTACTCACTCACTCCAACCGTTGCCATTGTTGATCCTGCGCTGGTAATGACCGTGCCAGCTCACGTTGCCGCAGATACAGGCTTAGATGTCCTGACACACGCGACGGAAGCCTATGTTTCTGTACTCGCCAACGATTTTACTGACGGTTTAGCCTTGCAAGCGATTAAACTCGTGTTTGAAAATCTTGAGCGTTCAGTGAAAGAAAGAGATCCAGAAGCGCGCGAAAAAATGCACAACGCATCAACAATGGCGGGAATGGCCTTTGCCAATGCGTTCTTAGGAATGAACCACTCGCTCGCGCACAAAATTGGCGGACGTTTCCACACACCACACGGACGTACCAATGCGATTTTAATGCCGCACGTGATTCGTTATAACGGCACACGTCCACAAAAAGTGGCAACTTGGCCGAAATACAATCATTACAAAGCTGATGTGAAATACCAAGAAATCGCGCGTATGCTCAGCTTGCCTTGCGCAACCCCAGAAGAGGGCGTGAAATCTTTCGCCCAAGCTTGTTATGATTTAGCCGCTAGCGTAGGAATTCAAATGTCCTTCAAAGAACAAGGTATTGATGAGCAAACTTGGCTTGACGCACGCCGTGATATTGCCTTGCTTGCCTTTGAAGACCAATGCTCACCGGCGAACCCACGCTTGCCATTAGTGGAAGATATGGAGGTTATTTTAACCAATGCTTATTATGGTTATGATCCAAGCCAATATTAA
- the fabR gene encoding HTH-type transcriptional repressor FabR, with product MAGVRAIQKEKTRRALISAAFNQLSAEKSFSNLSLREVAREAGIAPTSFYRHFRDMDELGLEMVDEAGLMLRQLMRQARKRLENGGSVIVISVNTFFEFITHSTNVFRLLLRESSGTSHAFRTAAAREIKHFIDELAEYIAERNGYSRHIAYIQAEGIVTLVFTAGANALDMAKEEREQLKNRVILQLRMLAKGAAYAAQKEQKER from the coding sequence ATGGCAGGCGTTCGTGCAATTCAAAAAGAAAAAACCAGACGCGCGTTGATCAGTGCAGCTTTTAATCAGCTCAGTGCAGAAAAAAGTTTTTCCAATCTGAGCTTGCGTGAAGTGGCAAGAGAAGCAGGCATCGCGCCTACCTCTTTTTATCGCCATTTTCGTGATATGGACGAACTCGGCCTAGAAATGGTGGACGAAGCAGGTCTAATGCTGCGCCAATTAATGCGCCAAGCACGAAAACGGTTGGAAAATGGCGGTAGCGTTATCGTGATTTCGGTGAATACGTTTTTTGAATTTATCACCCACAGCACCAACGTTTTCCGCCTATTATTGCGTGAAAGCTCAGGCACATCGCACGCGTTCCGTACCGCCGCCGCACGGGAAATTAAGCATTTCATTGACGAACTGGCAGAATATATTGCCGAACGCAATGGCTATTCCCGCCACATTGCTTATATTCAAGCAGAGGGCATTGTTACACTGGTGTTCACCGCTGGTGCAAATGCCTTGGATATGGCAAAAGAAGAACGGGAACAATTGAAAAATCGCGTTATCTTACAATTAAGAATGTTGGCAAAAGGGGCTGCCTATGCCGCCCAGAAAGAACAAAAAGAGCGGTGA
- the oxyR gene encoding DNA-binding transcriptional regulator OxyR → MNIRDLEYLVALAEHKHFRRAADACHVSQPTLSGQIRKLEDELGIILLERTSRKVLFTQSGLLLVEQARTVLREVKVLKEMASNQGKEMTGPLHIGMIPTLGPYLLPYIMPALKQAFPDLELFLYEAQTHQLLEQLESGRLDCAILATVPETEAFIEVPLFKEKMLLAISQEHPWAKENSIPMDKLKGCEMLMLDDGHCLRDQALGYCFTAGAKENPHFQATSLETLRNMVSANAGITLMPELAVLNEGNRTGVKYLPCVPEPSRTVALIYRPGSPLRMRYERVANTISNIITPILQQK, encoded by the coding sequence ATGAATATCCGTGATTTAGAATACTTAGTGGCGCTCGCCGAACACAAACATTTTCGCCGAGCCGCAGATGCCTGCCACGTTAGCCAACCAACCCTAAGCGGACAAATCCGCAAACTGGAAGACGAACTAGGCATCATTTTATTAGAACGCACTAGCCGTAAAGTGTTATTTACCCAATCGGGCTTGCTCCTTGTGGAACAAGCACGCACCGTGTTGCGCGAAGTTAAAGTGCTGAAAGAAATGGCAAGCAATCAAGGCAAAGAAATGACCGGGCCATTGCATATCGGAATGATCCCAACCCTTGGGCCTTATCTGCTGCCTTATATTATGCCTGCACTGAAACAAGCTTTTCCTGATTTAGAGCTATTTTTATATGAAGCGCAAACTCACCAGCTGCTAGAGCAACTGGAAAGTGGACGTTTAGATTGCGCTATTCTTGCCACCGTGCCAGAAACCGAAGCCTTTATTGAAGTGCCATTATTTAAAGAAAAAATGTTGCTTGCGATTTCCCAAGAGCATCCTTGGGCAAAAGAGAACAGTATTCCAATGGACAAACTCAAAGGCTGCGAAATGCTAATGCTTGATGATGGGCATTGCTTACGCGATCAAGCGCTGGGCTATTGCTTCACCGCAGGAGCAAAAGAAAATCCCCATTTCCAAGCCACCAGCCTTGAAACCTTACGCAATATGGTTTCCGCCAACGCAGGAATAACCTTAATGCCAGAGCTTGCGGTGCTAAATGAAGGCAATCGCACAGGGGTGAAATACCTCCCTTGTGTGCCAGAACCCTCACGCACCGTAGCATTAATTTACCGCCCTGGTTCTCCATTAAGAATGCGTTATGAACGGGTGGCAAACACCATTAGCAATATCATTACCCCGATCCTTCAACAAAAATAA
- a CDS encoding glutathione peroxidase: MTATMEGKKVPQVTFHTRQGDQWVDVTTSDLFDNKTVVLFSLPGAFTPTCSSTHLPRYNELACEFKALGVDDIICLSVNDTFVMNAWKADQEAENITVIPDGNGEFTEGMGMLVDKDDLGFGKRSWRYSMLVRNGVVEKMFIEPNEPGDPFKVSDADTMIKYLKPDWQAKPSVSIFTKPGCPFCAKAKGLLKVKGYTFEEIVLGRDASTISVRAITGKTSVPQVFIGGEYIGGSEDLEKYFAE, from the coding sequence ATGACAGCAACAATGGAAGGAAAAAAAGTTCCTCAAGTAACATTCCATACTCGTCAAGGCGATCAATGGGTTGATGTAACCACTTCAGATTTATTTGATAACAAAACGGTCGTGTTATTTTCATTACCGGGTGCATTTACCCCAACTTGTTCATCAACACACTTACCACGTTATAACGAATTAGCTTGCGAATTCAAAGCCTTAGGTGTGGACGATATTATCTGTTTATCTGTAAACGACACTTTCGTAATGAACGCGTGGAAAGCAGATCAAGAAGCAGAAAACATCACAGTAATCCCAGATGGTAACGGTGAATTTACTGAAGGTATGGGTATGCTTGTGGATAAAGATGACCTTGGCTTTGGTAAACGTTCTTGGCGTTATTCAATGCTTGTGCGCAACGGTGTGGTGGAAAAAATGTTCATCGAGCCAAACGAGCCGGGCGATCCGTTCAAAGTGTCTGATGCAGATACAATGATCAAATATTTAAAACCTGATTGGCAAGCAAAACCTTCAGTGTCTATCTTCACTAAACCAGGCTGCCCATTCTGTGCAAAAGCAAAAGGTTTATTAAAAGTGAAAGGTTACACCTTTGAAGAAATCGTATTAGGCCGCGATGCAAGCACCATCTCTGTGCGTGCGATCACGGGTAAAACCAGCGTGCCACAAGTATTCATCGGTGGGGAGTACATCGGTGGAAGCGAAGATTTAGAAAAATACTTCGCAGAATAA
- a CDS encoding SlyX family protein — translation MQIQVEQAKQIAELETKVAFQEHAIEELNQALIEQQFIIEKMQLQLRHLAAKLKDLQPSNIASQAEETPPPHY, via the coding sequence ATGCAAATTCAAGTTGAGCAAGCAAAACAAATTGCCGAATTAGAAACCAAAGTGGCATTTCAAGAACACGCCATTGAAGAATTAAACCAAGCCCTGATTGAGCAACAATTCATCATTGAAAAAATGCAGTTGCAGTTGCGTCATTTGGCTGCGAAGTTAAAAGATTTACAACCGTCTAATATCGCAAGCCAAGCAGAAGAAACGCCACCACCGCATTATTAA
- a CDS encoding FKBP-type peptidyl-prolyl cis-trans isomerase: MLKIQKYSLITLALSAVVSSTVFADQAADKKFNDEASYVVGYATGKQFLETLINDQKDVISYDKARVLQGVNDALEGKGDLTDQQIQEKLKAIGDKVYEARQAKVQAENEKFTADFMKKDGAKKTASGLMYRIEKAGEGAAIKPDDMVKVHYTGKLADGTVFDSSVERGQPAEFKLNQVIKGWTEGLQLVKKGGKIALLIPADLAYGKQGAGPIPPNSTLYFDVEVLDVTPEKK, translated from the coding sequence ATGTTAAAAATTCAAAAATATTCACTGATCACGCTCGCATTAAGTGCGGTGGTTTCTAGCACCGTTTTTGCTGATCAAGCAGCGGACAAAAAATTCAATGATGAAGCCTCTTATGTGGTGGGCTATGCCACAGGAAAACAATTCCTTGAAACCTTAATCAACGATCAAAAAGATGTGATCAGTTACGACAAAGCTCGCGTATTACAAGGCGTGAACGATGCCTTAGAGGGCAAAGGCGATTTAACGGATCAACAAATCCAAGAAAAATTAAAAGCGATTGGCGACAAAGTGTATGAAGCGCGTCAAGCAAAAGTGCAAGCTGAAAATGAAAAATTCACCGCAGACTTTATGAAAAAAGACGGTGCGAAAAAAACCGCTTCAGGCTTAATGTACCGCATTGAAAAAGCAGGTGAAGGTGCGGCGATCAAACCTGATGATATGGTCAAAGTGCATTACACGGGGAAATTGGCCGATGGCACCGTGTTTGACAGCTCCGTAGAACGTGGTCAGCCAGCAGAATTCAAATTAAATCAAGTGATTAAAGGCTGGACAGAAGGGCTTCAGTTAGTCAAAAAAGGCGGCAAAATTGCCCTGCTTATTCCAGCAGATTTAGCCTATGGCAAACAAGGCGCAGGCCCAATTCCACCTAACTCAACCCTTTATTTTGATGTGGAAGTATTAGACGTTACCCCTGAGAAAAAATAA
- a CDS encoding helix-turn-helix transcriptional regulator gives MLTDRRPFTDEDRAILNSYVAVVDGVSALIGSHCEIVLHSLEDFEHSAICIANGHNTHRKVGSPITDFALKSLKTMQTENVSKPYFTRAKGTALMKSVTIAIRNQEKRIIGLLCININLDVPVTQFIQALMPPAEQQSASEVNFASSVEELVSQTIEQTVQEITADRLVANNNKNRQIVLSLYEKGIFDIKDAINLVAERLDISRHTVYLYIRQIKQDEMK, from the coding sequence ATGCTAACGGATAGACGCCCTTTTACTGATGAAGATCGTGCGATTTTAAATTCCTATGTGGCGGTGGTGGACGGCGTGAGTGCCTTAATCGGCAGTCATTGCGAAATCGTGCTACATTCTCTTGAAGATTTTGAACATTCTGCCATTTGCATTGCCAACGGGCATAACACCCACCGCAAAGTGGGATCGCCAATCACCGATTTTGCCTTGAAATCGCTCAAAACAATGCAAACGGAGAATGTTTCCAAGCCTTATTTTACCCGCGCAAAAGGCACGGCGTTGATGAAATCCGTCACCATCGCCATTCGCAATCAAGAAAAACGCATTATTGGTTTGCTGTGCATTAACATTAATTTAGATGTGCCGGTAACCCAATTTATCCAAGCCCTTATGCCGCCTGCGGAGCAACAGTCTGCTTCTGAAGTGAATTTCGCCAGCTCGGTGGAAGAACTGGTTAGCCAAACCATCGAACAAACCGTGCAAGAAATCACCGCTGATCGCTTGGTGGCAAACAATAATAAAAATCGCCAAATTGTGCTTTCGCTCTATGAAAAAGGGATTTTTGACATCAAAGATGCCATCAATCTAGTGGCGGAGCGGCTGGATATTTCACGCCATACGGTGTATTTGTATATTCGCCAAATCAAGCAAGACGAGATGAAATAA
- the tusD gene encoding sulfurtransferase complex subunit TusD, giving the protein MRYVIAVKQPVYGSQGAFLAYQLAHALLEKGHQISQVFFMQNGVSNGNGFVYPANDEFNLQQHWQALSEQHHIPLHLCIAASQRRGVVDALTSKDKQQNNLAKGFVLAGLGEFSQAVLQADRVITL; this is encoded by the coding sequence ATGCGCTATGTGATTGCAGTAAAACAGCCTGTTTATGGCTCACAAGGGGCATTTTTAGCCTATCAACTCGCCCACGCCTTGCTTGAAAAAGGGCATCAAATCAGCCAAGTTTTTTTTATGCAAAATGGCGTAAGTAACGGCAACGGTTTTGTGTATCCAGCCAATGATGAATTTAATTTACAACAACATTGGCAAGCCTTGAGTGAGCAGCACCATATCCCTTTGCATCTTTGCATTGCGGCTTCGCAACGCCGTGGCGTGGTGGACGCTTTAACGAGCAAAGATAAACAGCAAAATAATCTGGCAAAAGGCTTTGTGTTAGCAGGATTAGGCGAGTTTAGCCAAGCCGTGCTACAAGCAGATCGAGTGATAACCCTATGA
- the tusC gene encoding sulfurtransferase complex subunit TusC: MIKLAFVFTQPPYGTAASREGLDALLAATAFCDESEIAVFFLDDGVFNLIANQQSEKILQKNVSQPFKLVELYDIEQRYLCQQSVQALHLEKANWLLDCEILPRAALMEKLQQAEKVLTF; the protein is encoded by the coding sequence ATGATTAAACTGGCTTTTGTGTTTACCCAACCGCCTTATGGCACGGCCGCTAGCCGTGAGGGCTTAGATGCGCTTCTTGCTGCCACCGCCTTTTGTGATGAAAGCGAAATTGCGGTCTTTTTTCTTGATGACGGGGTTTTCAATCTCATTGCCAATCAACAAAGCGAAAAAATCTTACAGAAAAATGTCAGCCAGCCTTTCAAATTAGTGGAATTATACGACATCGAACAGCGTTACCTGTGCCAACAATCCGTACAAGCCTTACACCTTGAAAAAGCAAATTGGCTATTGGATTGCGAAATATTGCCCCGTGCGGCGTTAATGGAAAAATTACAACAAGCAGAAAAAGTACTGACTTTTTAG
- a CDS encoding DsrH/TusB family sulfur relay protein, with protein sequence MLYTFAKADYDSQTLQRYFAHFHSQDCVVLWQDGVLLPLKYPELFAQLSVPCYALENDIYARNLQEIAPHFVNSYENNESKVRLISLQDFVALTERYFPQIAL encoded by the coding sequence ATGCTTTACACCTTCGCCAAAGCTGATTATGACAGTCAAACCTTGCAACGCTATTTCGCTCATTTTCATTCACAAGATTGTGTGGTGCTGTGGCAAGATGGTGTCCTTCTTCCCCTTAAATATCCAGAACTTTTTGCACAATTATCCGTGCCTTGTTATGCACTAGAAAACGACATCTATGCTAGAAATCTGCAAGAAATTGCACCGCACTTTGTTAATTCCTATGAAAACAATGAAAGTAAAGTGCGGTTGATTTCTCTACAAGATTTTGTGGCGCTGACCGAGCGGTATTTCCCACAAATAGCGCTATGA